CATCCATGAATAAGGAATAAATAGTGTAAATACTTCCCCTGAGCTCACCTGTGTCGACACAACTCTCttgtttgaagtgtgtgtggaATGAAGAGGATTCAGCATGTTGTACAGGTTGGGTTGATTATGGACAATGACGGttatcttgtgttttgtgttttgctctgTTATGTTTTATCAGTTGATCTGACAGACGTGGTCTCATTTGTGTGACTCACAGTAACTGCTTTCAACTTCCATTGCAACAAGAGCCGAACACAGGCAGATCAGTCAGCCTTTATTTCTGCTGAGAAATCATTAACTGTCATTTACAACCACATCCAGTCAGACAACACAAAGCATGGGAGGAACAATGGAAAATGTAACTAATGTAAatcctaacactaaccctatCTCAGGTAATTTAGTACCTGTGTTAAGAtcttttcttgtcattttaaaaacatactgtCAGTAATGGTGCTCGGGCAGCGGAGAGGAAAACTGACACATTTCACTCTGCAGATACTCGAGTCAGAAGAACAGTGAACTTCTGGTTCTGAACACGTACTTGTTCAGGTTTAATCTGACACAAGTTTGTAGTATTCAGTTAATCtttgaaaatgtcaaagcaAACTAGTTGAATTCCCGTCAGAAATGTTCACACTTCAAGGAGACATTACATGTTTGGATTTGTCCTTCGGGCTGTCGTTTGTTCCAGTTTGTGTGAGAAAGAACAGGCTGAGCAGAGGAGGACGATGTGACTGATACTATTGATAAAACCAGaccactgctgcagctcaggaGGTCCAGTGTGTTGTCCAGTGATCACAAAGTGTTCATGGACACCACATCGAACCTCAGTTTCCTCCAGACGGTCAGCAGCCTGTTGTAGGTTGTGACTGAAGTTAGAGTGTAAAGTTGACACTGAATGATCCGTTGAGACTTAGTTTGATACTGAAACTGTGTCGTTGTTTGTGGAGATGTAAAGTACATCTCAGCTATTGAGGTGATAACTGTCCTCCTGCCTTCATCTACAGCTGGTTTAAAACAACAGCGGCATCGAGTGGTGAAACCATCAACTACAACATATGGTGATAAAACACATGAAGTTAACAAGCACATGATGAGGCGTCACCTGCTGACTGTTATAAATTAGTGACTGGTTGTTAATTATAAAGTCATCTCACCTCAGATACTTACTCACCAACACTGTAACGTTAGTGTGTGATGTTAAATTATATAAATGCAGCTGTTAACTCTCCATGCTCAATACACAAAGTTATTgtgaatctgattgagagaatgccaagagtcatcaaagcaaaaggtggctactttgaggaatataaaataaaacatattctggtttgaTTTGGTAGTCTTTGATTGGCAGAACTTTTATGcagaaagaaactttttttgttttttcgcACCGACATTTCTGATCCCTACCATTACTGTGCCATCCCAgatcttttcctgttttcttttccaaacaCTCACAAATGTGAAAGTCCTTGTTTGACAGTGTGGTAATGTTGTAAAGCAGTGTTGGACGAGGACATATGTATGTCTTCTTCTGTGAGGTCAGAATGCAGTGTCCTAAACTAGGGTTTACAACAGTTGATTCATtgaaaaacaaaggaaatacCACGAAGGAGCTATTCAAAGTGTATTAACAAAGTTGGACAGTGGTGTCCAATCAGAATTTAGTCTCAATAGCATAATGTTTGGCTATTACTAAATTCAGAAGTTGagtttgctgctgttgctaACAAATCCAAGGTTGCCTGTTGTAACTGTAAGAAAGTAAGTTACTCATTGCCAACCGTCAGTACAGGGATGGATTTAGTTGTTGTGAGGAAAGACGTTCTGACCTAAGCCTTAACAACTCTTCCTTGTGTGAGCAAAGATCTAACTCTGCTGAGTGCATGTCATCTAAATAGCACATGGCTCTCTTATTAGCCATCTGAACTTCATGGAGGAGACTAGAATTATGTGCTCTTAAGGAGTTCTACCTCCTGTTCGAgggttgttttgctctgaaaaGCAAGGCTGGTTTGTCTGTGGAAGATCAGATGCAAACATCTTAACAACTGGTCTGTGGATGCAGTCTGTGTATCACACCTGTCCTTAAGTAGGGACTCTATCTCTTCATTGCACTCACTGAGATTTAACCTGCTAATGACTTCAGGGCAGCCAGGTTTTACACTCTGTGCCAGAGAAGAAATAAATCACTCTACACAGGGGTTATCTATTGTTAAACAAGTTGTCCAACAACAATCAGTGCGGTTGGCTATGGTGTTGCTTTGGCAGACACTCTGTAGTGTAGTTTGGGGGGAGTACactaacctaaccaaactgtgttATGGCCTACACTGTCGGGGGCAGTTTCCTGTTGAGGAGGGGTGGCTCTGGCACAATCTAGTGGCTCTTGTGGGCATACAGATTGGGGCCAATAAAGATAAAGACAGTTTACAAGCGTAACTTTGCCTACCAAACTTTCAACAGGCACTAACTGGAATGCAGGGCAGTAACAGTCAGAGGATTGTCTCTTAACGTTGACTCAGGCTAAAACACGTGGTAGTAACAGCTAAAGTACAAAACTTCTGTTTCACAGGGCTGGTAGCACACTGTGGCTCTATCTCCGGCTCTGCTTCTTACTCAGACTGAAATGCAAGGCAGTAACAGCCACTACTTCTTTGTATCACAGGGCCAATGGCACGCTGTGATTAACATGAGGACAGCTTGACTAGAATGCAACAGATACAGGATATTCAAATGctgaactgaaattcttacaatTTCTACAGAGCACTTTCAACGTGAATCAATAGCGGCAATAGCAAATGGCTCAAAGTGGCAGTTAATAACCTAAAAGATTTTGGTTAATCAAATGGGTTATAAATTGGATGGATAAATCAGTTCTCACCACAAtgcaactgtttgtaagtacaAATCAATGTCTACTCCTGTAGTAGACTAGCGGGATTAAATGCAAAGACTTTTGGCTAAACACTTGAAGATGTGAATCTTAAATTTTAGCACCGGCCAAATTATGCTGAAATTAATATTGCACATTTATAAATGATTGCCAACAGCTTCACTGCCTCACGCGGGGCACCATATGTAGTGCAgtatgcaacattaatagggagttttgggttaaatttggctatcaataataattcatgattatcagggataattattaattatgataaataataagatccaatttacattagatcacctcggggcaccacccttgaagaagggaaaagagccaattcaccaaatcagtctcataaaaaggtactGAACTGTCAGTTGGTgactgattaataattaacttaataactacagccaaaatgaccataacagctgtaatggttGAAGGAGTCTTTGACAGAGtcgaggttggcaacattcactcttgtacaatattaaatagacagcatgaaggttcaaaaatctttaatttaacagaagaaaacacacaatctaactaacatgtactatatacaggtgtgtgtgtgtgtgtgtgtgtgtgtgtgtgtgtgtgtgcgtgcgtgtgtgacgtgatgccacATTATAGAATATGGTTAGTTGCTtcaaagaccctgagtctgtgtgaaacATAATTCAGCTAACGTCAAATTAGTCGTGTAGcaagcaaactaccaataacctgacctgagatcacagaTCAGATTGTgttgctgcagtgaggagaagttctttggacCTGCTGGAAATTTAGCTTTCAGCTCTCAGCAGCCCAAAAGAATCCGggagaagagaacttgaggGCAGCAGCCCCGttgggagagaggtggagaagagagggagcaaAGGAAGCAGCTGGAGTTGTGACTCTCTGGTCAGcggggggtctgtcaccctgaccaatagtagctcaaagctgaattgGCACCTCagtgtgaagactggggaattctggaaaactgagttcagttcagagcccattttgaaatccacaatgaatgacttcatctgtgggtcccaacagttatacatttatatatattgcTAGATCCTGAGTATACCCCTGTTCAGGAGGTACTGGACCAGCTTTCAGTTATAAGGGTTAGGTCCCTAGACCTACAAGGTGATACTTTAAAATGGGCCTAGCTTCTTACTGCCTACGTCTGAACGTCTACCCTGCTTCCGCTGGCTTGGCACCTGACTTGAATAGCCCTTGAGTCAGATACGGCCACCAGCCACGTCTGTTAACGACAGCTCTCCTCTAAATAATCTGAGCACTTGGTATGGTGCTAGGATGAATTTTAGGGGCTTTTTGTAAACCCTAAGGGACTGTTTCAATTTGGTAGGCTAGAGTAACctttaaagggacttggggcaggatcaagaaataaaactcaatagtgacacgacggccgttgcggtcattagggtaactgcagccatcagccgagCTGGCGCGGGAccgcgcatgaactcttcacagcagtgcagctgatgcctcatcccctacacacacgaagcagccgggaagctgctcgctgtgtgtagcgacacacaagcgcggcgatttacagttacggttgatgcagtctgaaaggcacaggcgaaagcaaagacggcatatcgGGGGACAGAGAGATCGTCTCTGATaagggattgctgtgtgtaagcggctaatgttgctacacagacacaaacaaaccgttagcctgtggctacatccagctgctaacgtcaccttctggataacaggttgggctttcagTCCcgtatataaagggacatatttctaactattcggtttcagactaaaggaccgtggaaaatgcgcagtctgtaactattcagtgttacacagcggtggactaagctacatgtttgcagctaacgctactttgcacgttaggtcactgtGAGTCCtcgtgatctcatatgattttcaaatcaagctctaaacatgacctgtgatgttttcttacctggttactaggaaatgagccatgtcagcatctgttttcagtcccaattcaagttgaagctgcctccatgagtccaacacgtatccgatgtgtattcaggtgccagcccgcTTTGGTTGTAATTTCGTTTCTACAcaacatgccgctgataaaacctttgttttcttcttagtatgacttttcagtggactttgtgtggtggtgggtcgtttgctggccatagcagaatccattactacccaaacactagtcTGGGTCCACtgcgcttgtcttcttcccgtatccaagtcgaaagccgtcATAGACGCTtattcagcgtcatctgacgtcacgtccgcaggactgcgcgggaaattcgggcCCAAATTGCAggacattatgcagcacacagcctgttcaaggcaatgcagagatacgtgggtgggctcactctttttggttttgaacgcttcatcacccattagcattaaaaaacttaaaatgcatgtttattttttcacagatcctgccccaagttcctttaagaaGCTTTAAGATATTTTGCACACTTATCACTTAACTTTTTACTTCCATTAAAGAATCATTAGATGTAGTAGAGATTGAGAGGGTCAAGCCTTTCAGCATCCCTTTCCCTTGTGCTCTGTTATCCTTGGATCCAACTGCAAATCTCTTGAAGTCCATTCTGCGATGATAGGCTGCTCACATACTCTTGTAGGTTAATCCATGGTAGGAGAGTGGAGGAAGAACatcctctcctctgttgctgcattttttattctctctcagCTGGCCATCTATTGCTTAAGAAGGAGATGTTGCTTTCTTCCTTATGAGGCCATGCAGCCACTTCCGGTAGCACGATGACGTACTGGTCAACCgatattcttctttttcttcgtAAACTCATTGTGAAATCTCGACCTTTACTCCACTTCAGCTTGTATATTACTTTTGTCTGATTAatcttttcatttgattttgtaACTGTTTCTCAGTTTTATAACTTCATTGTAACTTCTTTGTAATCATGACAACAATCATTACACATTTGATTATTAATACAATACGCTAATGTCAGAGCTCTTATATATTTCTTAATCACTTGTTAGAACTAGGTATAATGTCCTTTTACTTGCCGATGGTATATGGCCAGTGTGTAGAGATCTCAACTCTTTTGACAATATATAACtacatatattgtatataaCTATATAACGATATATATAactttatatatatagttttatatatagttatatatatcaatcaatctttatttgtatagcaccagTTCACaagttatataaatatataactacatatatagttatatatataactatatatgtagttatatatatatataactttatATACGTAACTATATATATcgttttatataatatataataatatatataaaatatatcatatatttagttatatatatagttttatatatattaagcGACAGGAATGTGGATGGAGGTTGATTTTGAATGCAGTActatgtgtatttatttgatgatGACATTCACAAAGAGACTCACAATGTTCCCTCgagacagaaaacaataagtgtttgattttctttatattttctctCACATTCAACAGATAGAGAAATATACTGATAGATGAATAAAGTGCAAAACAGAGTCTGTTTGCAAGGCATCATTAAGAAGTGACAAACACCCAGCAGGTCCTCTGGCGATGACGtcagactgcagctgctgaatcAGGTTAAAGAAGCAGAGGCAGAGTTCAGGACGGACTGAAGCAGCACAATCTCCATCTGTTTCATGGTTCAAGGTTTTTTCTCAATAATGAACTTCTTTGCTGATTGGATGATGCATTACTGTGTGTGGTTGAAGCTTTAGCTGCACACCAACCTCAGACAGCAGGAGACATGTTGACTTCATGTGTTAAACAGTTGTGATTGATGAGCCACGATGATGAAGACAAACTCTACACAGGTCTCATATTTCACTCTGAGTGCCTACTTCGACACTGGGCTTTTAAAATATCTCTATTTCATGattattatgtgtttatatattttaatcatttgcTCCAacctgctgctcattgtggttaTCTGTATGAACAGAAGCTTACATGAACCTATGTACATGTTCCTGTGCAGCCTGTTTGTAAATGAACTGTATGGTAGTTCAGGGTTGTTTCCGTTCCTTCTGACTCAGATTGtctctgacattcacactgtttctgcttcattttgtttcctgcagattttctctgtttattcgtacgtgtgtgttGAATTTTTTAATTTAGCCGTCATGTCTTATGACAGATATCTTGCTATCTGTTGTCCTCTGCAGTATAACACACGTATGACACCTAAAACAGTGGCTGTGCTTATTGCTGTAACATGGATTTTCCCTTTTCTTGCCATTGTTGCAGTGATAGCACTGAGCgctcctctgcagctgtgtggGAACATCATTAACAGAGTTTACTGTGGGAACTACGCTGTGGTTAAACTGGCCTGCTATGACACCAGACTACATAACATTTACGGACTCTTTTACACTGTCATCTCCGTCATCATCCCTCTATTTTTAATCATCTGCACCTACATGAAGATTCTCAAAGTTTGTTTCTCTGGTTCCAAACAGAACCGACAGAAAGCCATCAGTACCTGCACACCTCACCTCGCCTCTCTGCTCAACTTCTcctttggtgtttgttttcagatCTTACAGAGCAGGTTTAATATGAGCAGTGTTCCTGATATGTTGGCCATTTTATTATCACTGTACTTCCTGACATGCCAGCCGCTCTTTACTCCGCTGCTGTACGggctgaaaatgtccaaaatacgCAACATATGTAAGCGTTTGCTGTGTGGTGACGTGTAGGTCATCAACAGACTGTTTTCATCCATGAATAAGGAATAAATAGTGTAAATACTTCCCCTGAGCTCACCTGTGTCGACACAACTCTCttgtttgaagtgtgtgtggaATGAAGAGGATTCAGCATGTTGTACAGGTTGGGTTGATTATGGACAATGACGGttatcttgtgttttgtgttttgctctgTTATGTTTTATCAGTTGATCTGACAGACATGGTCTCATTTGTGTGACTCACAGTAACTGCTTTCAACTTCCATTGCAACAAGAGCCGGACACACGCAGATCAGTCAGCCTTTATTTCTGCTGAGAAATCAGTAACTGTCATTTACAACCACATCCAGTCAGACAACACAAAGCATGGGAGGAACAATGGAAAATGTAACTAATGTAAatcctaacactaaccctatCTCAGGTAATTTAGTACCTGTGTTAAGAtcttttcttgtcattttaaaaacatactgtCAGTAATGGTGCTCGGGCAGCGGAGAGGAAAACTGACACATTTCACTCTGCAGATACTCGAGTCAGAAGAACAGTGAACTTCTGGTTCTGAACACGTACTTGTTCAGGTTTAATCTGACACAAGTTTGTAGTATTCAGTTAATCtttgaaaatgtcaaagcaAACTAGTTGAATTCCCGTCAGAAATGTTCACACTTCAAGGAGACATTACATGTTTGGATTTGTCCTTCGGGCTGTCGCTTGTTCCAGTTTGTGTGAGAAAGAACAGGCTGAGCAGAGGAGGACGATGTGACTGATACTATTGATAAAACCAGaccactgctgcagctcaggaGGTCCAGTGTGTCGTCCAGTGATCACAAAGTGTTCATGGACACCACATCAAACCTCAGTTTCCTCCAGACGGTCAGCAGCCTGTTGTAGGTTGTGACTGAAGTTAGAGTGTAAAGTCGACACTGAATGATCCGTTGAGACTTAGTTTGATACTGAAACTGTGTCGTTGTTTGTGGAGATGTAAAGTACATCTCAGCTATTGAGGTGATAACTGTCCTCCTGCCTTCATCTACAGCtggtttaaaacaacaacagcggcATCGAGTGGTGAAACCATCAACTACAACATATGGTGATAAAACACATGAAGTTAACAAGCACATGATGAGGCGTCACCTGCTGACTGTTATAAATTAGTGACTGGTTGTTAATTATAAAGTCGTCTCACCTCAGATACTTACTCACCAACACTATAACGTTAGTGTGTGATGTTAAATTCACCTTTTAAACAACCATGTTGAAACTATTTCAGTTGGTGCAACCTTTAAAATGTTAGTAGAGCCTAAACTGTGTTAGAAGTGACTCAGATTGTAAAGTGTTATATAAATGCAGCTGTTAACTCTCCATGCTCAATAAACAAAATTAACCGGTGCTGTTGAAGCTGCCTACACAGTCGGTTaaataaagtaaacaaataGTTGGCATCAAGAGTGAAACACCAgatgaacataaacaaaagatgccTCCAACAGACCTTGCTTTTGTCCTCACTCttaatatgaatgaatgaatgaattacttttattattgtgtcatgCAAACATAATATATAAGCCCGCATGGGCTTATAAGACACCAAGAAAACAAACCGGATCTAGAGGACATCATCAGCACATCAATgaagtaagaaaacaaacaagggtTCAAAACCATtatctaaagaaaaaagaaagggaagacaATGCCAAGCTTCAAGAGAAATCatcaaaaattaattaaacaaatttacCTGTCTTCTTTTCCAAGCTTGAGAAATAAAGCTAGCAGttttaaacacattgaaatTAAACAACCACTCCAGCTTCTGCTCATCAGAGCACCAAAATATTTCAGGGTTTTGTCCACAGATTTCATGAAATAATAACTCTCTCAAACCATCATACTTTGTACAATATAAAAGGAAATGGGACTCACTTTCTACTTCATCTAGctcacacatttcacatattctaTTCTCCTCGGGAATATTTTTAAATCGACCAACCTCAATGGCCAGAGGAAGAATACCAGATCTCAACTGTGCAACTAAAGATCTTTGACTTCTATATATAAGATATAACAGGACAAAAATGATGAGGCAGTGAAACTCCTCTCAgataattctgtttttattaaaaccaCATTGCACTGATGCTTACAGATTACACGTACTATTTACTCAAACTGCGTTTGAAGTTTGGAGTTACAAATGTCTCTGTTTCAGGCTCCTAAAACACCAGAGTAGTGAGGATGCCAGACGTGGGTGTAAAAGttctgtgttgtaaaatgaaaacGTAGTAGTATGGACACCAGCTGCCCCTGCGGTCGGCCTGGACACACCACCCTCATTCAAACAggcctgatttggtctgaacaATGCGTTACACTTTCCAATCGATCAATACTCATTCACATCACAGTGTGGACAAGCGGTAGGAAAGTGACTAAGGACAACGATTACAGTAAATATTGAACTGGCTGCAGTTTTGAAAGCAGGCAGCTGTGGTGAGCAGGttctgacagaaacacactttaGGGATCTTCATGTAAAGaatgtaaataatgaaaatgacagAAGTTCTCATGTTGTTTAGTGTGTGTCCATCCCGAGGTGTTGTCACAGAGCGGTCTGAGGGGAGGTCATTATGGTCCTCAGCCCTCTGTGGACCAGTTAAACCAGTACTGAGGTCTGCTCAGGCTGATTGGTCTCACTGGTTAACAGCTCTGACTGTAATTTGCTTCAGAGGGAATTAGTGGAAACTGTGGCTAATGTGAAGACACCTCAGAGACAAACATGTTGACATGCTGAAGTGCCCTCTGTGGTGCTTTAACATGAACtcagtttgtttcagtgtttttattcttgAGTATCATTTTAGATGTTTGATTTGGTGTTTGAGAACTTGACTGTATGTAAAGTGTTTCCAGACACAGAGACGAGTCGTTCTGACCAGAAACCGTCAGACAGGTCGGCCCATACCGAtcattagtaatcaaggagatcAATAACCGCTTGTCACATGTCAAAGTTGAAAATAAGTCAACTGCagtttactcaaatactgtattaagtacaagtttgaggtactttaAACTTCCTCTACATGTATTAGATAACTTTAGTAAGAAGTTACTTGACAGATTGAGATGGTTCAGTGTTGACAGGCTGTCACTGAGAGGAAGCTGCGTCAGACGGCTGATcggtctgtctgtgtctcttaCTGCCGGAGTTCATCCTGAACACATACACTTgcttattatttcatttataatcCACAGACCTGAATGATTTGTGACCTTGTCATACACAGTTAACAGCAGACATCATGAGTGGAGTCAGAGACGTCTTTTCAGTCATGTGTTTCCTTCAGTCAGCCTGAAAGACTTCACAACTGCATCTAACACCATCCTCTTACACATGACGCGGATGTTGGACATGTTCAGTCCGTACATCACAGGGTTAAAGAGCGGCTGGCAGGTCAGGAAGTACAACGATAAAACAATGTgtaacacactgtttacacctTTCATATCAAACCTGCTCTGTAATATTTCAAAACAAACCCCAAAAGAGAAGTTGAGCAGAGAAGCGAGGTGAGGTGTGCAGGTACTGACGGCTTTCTGTCTCGTCTGTTTAGAGCCGGAGAAACAAACTTTAAGGATCCTCATGTACGTGTAGAGAATTAAAGTTAGAGGACCAAAGACTGTGAGAAAAGTGACAATAAGTCCATAAATGTTATTCGCTCTGGTGTCAGAGCAGGCCAGTTTCACAATGGAATAGTTTACACAGTAAACTTTGTGGATGGTGTTCCCACACAGCTGTAAAGGAGCAATCAGTAATATCAGAATAACAATGATAAGAAAAGAGTATAACCATGTTACTGCGATGAGCAGGACAACCTTCTTAAATGTCATATGTGTGTTGTACTGCAGAGGACAGCAGATAGCAAGATATCTGTCATAAGACATGACGGCTAAATTGGAAAATTGtacacacacgtacgaatacacacagaaaatctgcaggaaacaaagagaagcagaaacagtgtgaatgtcagagaGAATCTGAGTCAGAAGGAACGGAAACAACCCTGAACTACCATACA
This is a stretch of genomic DNA from Pagrus major chromosome 2, Pma_NU_1.0. It encodes these proteins:
- the LOC141018175 gene encoding olfactory receptor 11A1-like, whose product is MMKTNSTQVSYFTLSAYFDTGLLKYLYFMIIMCLYILIICSNLLLIVVICMNRSLHEPMYMFLCSLFVNELYGSSGLFPFLLTQIVSDIHTVSASFCFLQIFSVYSYVCVEFFNLAVMSYDRYLAICCPLQYNTRMTPKTVAVLIAVTWIFPFLAIVAVIALSAPLQLCGNIINRVYCGNYAVVKLACYDTRLHNIYGLFYTVISVIIPLFLIICTYMKILKVCFSGSKQNRQKAISTCTPHLASLLNFSFGVCFQILQSRFNMSSVPDMLAILLSLYFLTCQPLFTPLLYGLKMSKIRNICKRLLCGDV
- the LOC141011581 gene encoding olfactory receptor 11A1-like translates to MKTNSTQVSYFTLTAYFDTGLLKYLYFMIIMCLYILIVCANVFLIVVICMNRSLHEPMYMFLCSLFVNELYGSSGLFPFLLTQILSDIHTVSASLCFLQIFCVYSYVCVQFSNLAVMSYDRYLAICCPLQYNTHMTFKKVVLLIAVTWLYSFLIIVILILLIAPLQLCGNTIHKVYCVNYSIVKLACSDTRANNIYGLIVTFLTVFGPLTLILYTYMRILKVCFSGSKQTRQKAVSTCTPHLASLLNFSFGVCFEILQSRFDMKGVNSVLHIVLSLYFLTCQPLFNPVMYGLNMSNIRVMCKRMVLDAVVKSFRLTEGNT